A stretch of DNA from Apis cerana isolate GH-2021 linkage group LG8, AcerK_1.0, whole genome shotgun sequence:
tatctttggtagaatatgtttataatttaaatatcacatggaaaattttaatttgctttCAGGGAAGCAACATCCGTGAGCAACGACATCACAATGCGCATGTTGCTGCCACTGAGATTGGTTTTCGTCGCAGCAGGTTTGCTGCTGGCAACTACCAAAGCAAATGTTCATTTGCATCTACATTCTGACACTGCCAAACATTTTGCCATTGGTGAACGTGAACAAGCAATTGCTGGAATGGAAGCTAGCCTTTTATCTCTTCTTGGTTTTGCTAAGAGGCCAAAACCACAAGGTCCTGCTTATGTTCCAGAgtcattaaaaaaactttttatcaaaCAAAATACAATTGGTACAGCTGATATTGCAAAACCAGGAATACATGCCAGATCTGCTAATACAGTGCGTTCCTTTTCTCATGTTGgtaagcaaatatttttacaaacatgtatttaaatcttatatatataaaattatttcttatattataataatttgtattttataataaattatattgtattttaaattataatactttattacattaaaatttactataagGTACTTATTATCatgtaatttatgattataaaaatttgaatatatataatatgtttgtataatagtattgcataatataattaatttatatatatattaaatatattagtatattaattttttttttattttcttctatatacAGAGAGTAAGGTGgatcataaatttcaatctccAAATCgctttcgtcttttttttgaCTTAAGTAGTATTCCTTCAGGAGAAAAATTACAAGCTGCAGAATTAAGTCTTTCTCGCGTACCTATTTTAAATCAAGATGATTCCAATCCAAAATTGGGTAGAAtacttatatatgatattttacgtCCTGGTGCAAAAGGATATAGTTCACCATTATTACGTTTAATTGacagtaaattaataaatactagAAAAAATGGCACAATTAGCCTAGATGTTCATCCTGCTGTAGAAAGATGGATAAAGGATCCCAAAAATAATCATGGACTTTTGGTGCATGTACGTGGAGTTAAACAGGAGCATGTACGTTTGAAAAGAAACacaaatgaaagaaatgataCATGGGTTGTTAATCGCCCAATGTTATTTACTTATACAGATGATGGCAggtataaaatagtttttcttcttataaaatctttttctaaataaaataatatatattcttttctaattatatttaaaatataaatttttataatgtagtattttattttataaatttattataataatattgcttatagaatattgattatataaaaaaatatattaattatatagatataaaatgtcTTCTGCAAGTCAAATAATGGATCGCCGTGCTAGAAGAGCAGCACTTCGAAAAAATCGTCGAAAAGATGGACGTGAGAATTGTAGGCGACATCCGCTTTATGTTGACTTTGCTGATGTTGGTTGGAATGATTGGATTGTTGCTCCCCCTGGTTATGATGCCTTTTATTGTCATGGTGATTGTCCCTTTCCATTAGCAGATCATTTAAATTCTACCAATCATGCAATTGTTCAAAACTTGGTTTATTCAACAAAACCAAGCATGGTGCCTAAAGCTTGCTGTGTACCTACTGCTCTTAGTTCAATATCCATGCTTTATCtcgatgaagaaaataaagtagtattgaaaaattatcaagacATGTCTGTCCTTGGATGTGGATGTCGTTAACTATTCATTAATTGGTTCAACAAATTATCCTAACAGTGAAAAATGCATgtgcaataaaaatgaaaatagataaaaaggtattaaaagataagaaacaAAGAACTAAGATTTCAATAATGccataaataatgttataaataatgttttgaaGATGttgaattgtttattaaatatttacacaatTGAGGCATTCTTGgaggattttataaatttattatgtatgaaaattttacttatatgattaattgttaaaaattcagaTAATTCTGACTGcctaacttattttttattcacaaaataaaataaaatctgaaaaaattattgtaatttactataatataaaaaatttttgatccattaattattattaattataaaaaatttaaatataaaggtAAAAAGATTTGCtgtaaatatttccaattatatatacataaagaaTATCTATGaagaacataataattaattttattaagatattattttattaagatattatcaatagaaagataaaaatttaaagaaatgttaggcaattaagattttaatctcatttttatttgtgccttatattaaaatattttacaaaaaaaaaatatattttcagaatagaatttaaatcgaGATAAATGCGCGcgccaaaattttaaatatttcctcttgtaaactttctaaattaataatttgttactattgagaactaattaattttttaatcgattgttaattgttcaaaatgataaaattcaaacaattttgaacaaacatacaattgatttttattgacGGCaggaatataatgataattgaaaatactaaattcatatttaattactaattttcgaataaaattagtaattggtatatttattctttacaattttttttttaccacttcatttatataataatttctaaggtacattaaaatttttttaatattatatttttaatattacattaaatttaataaaatttttttttaatattaatattccaaaaatttattttttcaaacattttaatttgtaattaaataatatattacgaatTCTTGaaacaattgtatttatttgatatttgattcattaatgatttaagttttatgaattcattcataatatagataatgctataatatatattataatgataatagtacattttttttattttaaatgaatttaagatATCAAGAAAAAGAGTGAGTGAAAGTGAGAGTGTGTATGTGTgttgtatgtgtgtgtgtgtaagtgagagagagaaagagaaagaaaatcagtaataaaaacttataaaaaaaacatatatattgtactataagtaaatattatttgtaaaatttgaaaaatataataataataataatttatcatttcaaacaggatataaaatattttgaaacctaatttttcctaatttattcataacaatagtttaaatttcttcttttatcataaatttgaattattatttattgaatttttttttttataaatttaattcaaaaattctttaaagttatcaaaatctttttaaagcaAATATCTCCTGCcgtcaaaaataaatcgtacCTGCCAAAGgagcaattatattattcaattatattattcaaaaaatttaaacataatatttgtatatttgtatatttaaaaagaaaaatg
This window harbors:
- the LOC108000002 gene encoding protein decapentaplegic; the encoded protein is MRMLLPLRLVFVAAGLLLATTKANVHLHLHSDTAKHFAIGEREQAIAGMEASLLSLLGFAKRPKPQGPAYVPESLKKLFIKQNTIGTADIAKPGIHARSANTVRSFSHVESKVDHKFQSPNRFRLFFDLSSIPSGEKLQAAELSLSRVPILNQDDSNPKLGRILIYDILRPGAKGYSSPLLRLIDSKLINTRKNGTISLDVHPAVERWIKDPKNNHGLLVHVRGVKQEHVRLKRNTNERNDTWVVNRPMLFTYTDDGRYKMSSASQIMDRRARRAALRKNRRKDGRENCRRHPLYVDFADVGWNDWIVAPPGYDAFYCHGDCPFPLADHLNSTNHAIVQNLVYSTKPSMVPKACCVPTALSSISMLYLDEENKVVLKNYQDMSVLGCGCR